The genomic region TCCTCATCTCTCACTAGCGCCATAATGCCCCCCGCCAACGTGAAGGACATCAAGCaggcgcgcgccgccgcggacgagctggagaaggtgctGGCAGGCCATCTCTTTCTAGGAGGTGCGAAGCCGGCTAAAGAGGACGTAGATAAGTTTTACGATATGTTTGGCGAGCACAACATCGCGTTCTACCGCTGGGTACGCAACATGGCGTCCTTCACGGAGTCGGAGCGCAAGTCGTGGGGCCTGCCGGAGACTCAGTAGTGCGAGAGGTGGCGAGAGACAATGATAGGTTGGTACTCATGGAGCATCCAACAacagcgcgtgcagcatgCCGCATCTCACCtgatatatatatgtattgCTCCCCATGCCCGTGAGGGAGGGCTGCggatgagagagaggaggataCGTCTTGGCTGACGTGTTGCTGATCAGTGCGGGTGTGAGGCAGCTTGCCGAGGCAAACACTTCTAggccttccctctctctgccgtTGGCTGCTCACCGTCCCCACATCTCTCTAGTTTTACTCCCGAACTCAGCAGaggtgcccccctcccccttcccccctcctctctctgtcggtCGCCCTCGTCTTTCTTCGCTCTCCCATTCGACTCGGACCAGCGCACTGCGTGCTTATCTCATCGTTCTTTTCTTGTCTCTCTTCAACACCACTGCGCTGAAACCAACCAACAGAACAGTTTTGATCGAACTCTTCTCTTGTCGTTGTCTTTTGTGTCGACACGTTCCCCGCTGTCACCTCTACCGTCActgctgcgcttctcttcgtctccCCTTGCATtgtctatatatatatatatatatatatatataatgtATTACatgtgctgctgtgcacagCAGCCGTGTCTTGGCTTGTCATTGAAACTAGTTTCTTTCACCATGTTTGGGTGTATTGATGTCTGTGCATCGATTGCTGTGATGCGATGCCGTTTTGGGGAAGCTTTTTGCCCTTGAGTCGGccgtatatatatatatatatatgtctagtgtgtgtgtgtgtctagcGTTTTCCTCTCTGGATGCTTGTGCGTCTCATTGCATAGGATAGCCGACATGGAGGTGCGTCGTCATTCGCTTTTTGTTTCCTTGTTGTGACTCCGCCTGCTCGCTTGGGCGCGTATATGTTTGGTGTGGCGCCTGTATGCAGATAAATCGATGCCTTCAACGCATATGGAAGCACTCGGTCACATACGTGCCCGTCGCGACGGGgacagcacgcgcacagctgATTCGGCACGATGATGGCTGGCGCGCCCCGCGTCGGATCGTTTGTTCTGCACAGACCACAATCGCGACGTGTTCTTCGTGTTGTTCCTGTCTTTCAGCGTTGAGCCCGATATGCTGTGTGCGATTCGCAGCTCGCCCGAGGCTTGAAGCACGCCTCTTCTCGCGCTGTCATCGTGCACCGCAATGGTGTGATGACACACGTGTCATGTGCGCTGCATAGGCTTTCCCCGCCGGGTGTCGATCGCTGCCCTGTACCCTCCTTCCGAGTCACTAACTGTGAGCTCATTGTGCCCAGGCGCATGCCTCTCTGCGAGCCCCTTCCGCTTTACACACCCACGCTTGTCAATGGCGCGCGGATTCCGCAGAGAGCAGCATGTCCCTGCCTCCTCCGACTCATGGTAGCGTCCCACCTGTCGAGGTACATGCGGACAAGCCATCCAGACACGCCCCCGCGATGTCGACGGAAACGGGTGGTGACGACAGCGAACCACACAGACAACAACGTCGTACTGGAACAGGCCCTAGGATGCCAAAGTGCGGGCactgtgcgcgcacgctgtcAAGCACAGCTGGCATAATGTATCGCATCCGAAGAAAGCATCCAGAGGTCAGCAGAGCGCGAGTGAGGGAGGAAAAAAGGTGCAAAGAAATCCACACAAATCAGCCCCaaagtgcgtgtgcgcgaaaCGTGCGGCGTCTCCTGCGTCCCACGCGGTTGGCTGATGAGGTGCCAATACCCGAAGCATGGCGAGAGCTCCCCTGAATGGCACCATCGAGCCGTCCAGAGTCCTGTATGGAGAGTATTCACACCATATTACCGCATGAGGCGGCTTGAAgcgacagagggaggggcatgGCGTGCAGGCAGAGCGCAGGGTGTCAGAGGGccctgacctgcggctggccCACCTCCCTGTACTGGTTCGACATGCACCCAGACCACCAGCCCCTGCTGCCTgcacgccgcaccaccgcctccaccctTGAGCTGGACTCTGAAGGTGGCCCTGTGGGATGATGGCATGCAGTGCACCCTGGCCCATGtggcgccgatcgcgcagcacgtgtgcgtggaaTGGGCGAGGAAGGACAAGGTGGCGGGCCCGCTAGCGGCATGGCCCGATGCAACGGCGGCCAGCTCATCCTCGCCGGCCCGGATGTCGCCGCGGTGCGACAGGGGTGGGTAGGCCGCGGCTGTATGCGTACAcgtgccgacgcgctctTGGTGGAACGGCGACGTTGATGACGAAAAATACTTTCTCTGCCTTCTCTTTCATTGTGTGCACTTGTTGGTGTTCTCGTTCTTCTGGTGCTTGATTCTTGTGCCGTGCTGTTACGCTGTTGCAAcgatgcccccccccccccccaaaaaaaaaaaaaaatgggcTCCTGCGGGCAGCCGTGGTGCGGGGGCGGTCGGTGCCTTGTTTGCGCGTGTCTGTTTATTTGTGGAGTCCCGAGCATCTTCAGTCCACAAATCTGGTTGTTGGCGAGGCGGTGAAGTACGTGATTTCGTAGATGGCATGAAGCGAACCTTTAGCGCGTTGGGTGCTTATACTCTTGTTTACtggtgtgcacgtgcgcgtgtgcatatATGGTGTTCTGCCTTTCTCACTCTACTATTTTCTCAGGACTCCCTGCTTATTCctctgtgcatgcgtgtgtgtgtgtgtgtgtgtggcttcACAGACGAATCCGCGTGGAGTCGACAAACGCGTAGACTTGACCTCAGCGTGTACAACGGGGACAACTGTTCGAAGTGCATGGTGGCTATGTcggccgtcgcggcggctgtTCGCTGTCGAAGCCCTGACAGCGACATCGAAAGGAGAACGAACAGGAGAGGACGCAGTGGCGTTTGCACCGCCACTCCCCGATCTTGGGTGCTCTCCTGAAGGCCAGGGAGTCGATTTCTGCACTGCGCCAGCGTGCAAGTGCGGACAATGTGTTCAGGTGTGTTGAATACAGCCGTTTTTGTCCATCGCCAAACTTATCCGCCCCTCCGAGTGCTCCATGTCCTTTGGGTCGACTTTCGCtgttctcgctctctgcttTTTGCTGGTGACATTGCGCGCCTGTGCACTCCGTGCATGCCCCCCTCACATTCCCACCCGCCACACATCTGCGGACgcgccctccgcctctcctgcAGTTTACGCTGTCCACGCCCTCTTATCTTTTCAGCTCTCCTAGCTCtttctccccccctctcgACCACCCCCGCACCCCCGCGCGCACCCCAATATGTCTCTGAAGGACGTGAGCAAGaaggccgccgagctggagtCGAAGCTGAGCGGCAAGCTGTTCCTGGGCGGCGCGAAGCCGACGGCGGAGGATGTGAAGGCGTTCAACGACCTGCTCGGCGCGAACCACGTGAACCTGTACCGATGGGCGAAGAACATGGCGACGTACGCCGAGGGCGAGCGCAAGGCGTGGggcgcgccggtgcgcgtcgctgcgccggagctgcgcatgcccgcgccagcggcgaaggcggcggggtcggatgctgctgcggagaaGAGGGCTGCGCCgaaggctgccgctgtggcgccgccgcctgccgctgccgcggaggaggaggacgacatCGACCTGTTCGGCGagacgacggaggaggagaaggcagcgctggaggcgaagaaggcgaaggacgcggagaagaagaaggcgaagaaggaggtgaTTGCGAAGTCGTCGATCCTGTTCGATATCAAGGCGTGGGACGACACGATCGACCTggaggcgctcgcgcagAAGCTGCACGCGATCCAGCGCGACGGCCTGATCTGGGGTGACCACAAGCTGGTGCCCGTTGCGTTTGGCGTgaagaagctgcagcagctgatcgTCATTGAGGACGACAAGGTGTCCGGCGACGACCTGGAGGAGATGATCATGGgcttcgaggaggaggtgcagtcGATGGATATCGTCGCCTGGAACAAGATCTGAGGTGATTCTGAAAAGGCCCAATGGATAGGCTGTGACGGACGGAGGGCGAGTGGTAGTGCGCGCTGGTGAGCGAGGCCTCGTCTCGGGAGTAGGCGGAAGGTAGCCGCTGTTTCTTGTGCGATGACAGCGATTAGTCGGATAGGTTGCTTTGCGCCGCACAGGGTGGTAGCGGGGAAGTCGCCGCATGGTTTCCAATCTGCTAGACGGATGAGCCTGATTTCGTCTGTCTTCGTTTGGAGGCCGACATGCAAGGCAGCGATTTTTCGTTGTTGacttcctccccctcccaatGCAATTGCATTGCGCACTGATGGTGTTTTCTCCGAATCATGGTGTGTGATTGGTTGGGCGTGGGGGCGCGTTTTTCACTCGTACTTGCCGTGCAAGCTGCCATCCGTCTCTTCGAGCCGCGCTCGCCCCGCCTCAGTCTTCCTTTTGTTTGCTGTTGTAGTTTGTGGTGCTCGCAACGCGCTGTTGTCTTTCCTGTATTCCTGCCGGCGTGTTCTCCACGTCCTGTAACGTAAGAAGACAGGCAAACGGAAACGCAAGTGAGCAGCGTAGACGTACCCGTGCCGTTGGAATGTGGGCGCgcttttcgtgtgtgtgtgtgtgtgcgggtcTGTGTGGTGTATGGGGCTCTCGagtggcggagagggaggggcagggacGTATAGAGGGGATGTTTACCGTTTGTGGGCAGCTGTAGAGGGAGTTACGCTGGAAGCTGTGACAGAGCTTCTGCACTGTCATCTGGTGCGCATGTTTTCGGTGTCTTGCTGcctgcttcttctccttGAGCTCTTTCTCTAACTGCCACGCTTCGACTTACACATAAGCAACACGAGGCACGCTCACAATCCGCAGCGGGTGTTCTGTGCACACGAAGGTATAAACTCTATccaatatatatatatatatatatctatacaTAAAGAAAAGCATTGCAGCCACAatagcagcagcgcagcacacacacccgaGCGAGCATCATGATTGTTTTCTGTGATAACAAAAAACATGAAAAGGCATCAGAGATGAGCCAGCCTTGAAGCGAAGGCAAGAGACTAATCTctcactgtgtgtgtgtgtgaggggaggggcttgagagagaggcggaacGCAGTCGCCGGTGAGGTGGAAAAGGAGGATAGCTGCGCGAGTATTCGCCCGTGTGCTCATGGCTAGTTGAGGCTTGCCGTCAGGCTGCGGCGTATGTGGGTTTGACCATAGTGCGCAACCATCTTGTCGGTTCTGTCCGTCTCTCTCATGCAGGCATTCACACGAGCGGCGCACATGTGGGGTGCTGTTTCATGTTGCCCCTCTTCTTTTGGTTTGCGATGCCTTTTCTGAGTCAAGCGTGCACCCACTCCCGCTCTATTCCCTCACGTGCGCAGACTCCTCTCGCACACTTTGCCTGGATGGCTATCAGCaagtccccccccctctaccccgcctctgcctctcctttttttttcgctaTTCAGTTGGTATCTCctgtgcgtggcgctgcaggcgcgcctcGCTAGCCGGCACATCTTCAAGGTGCGCAGTGGCAAGGCGCGTTGCTGACGTGCGCACACCTTTGCAGTCACTCGTAAGGTGTGCGCTCTTCATGCTCGCATCACTTCCTCCCGGCGAACACAAGACAAAGCGAGGCGCCAGGCCGGACAGCTGACCTTGCGCTCCGCTCGCGCACGAGAGAGCTGGCGAGAGCAGGGGAAGCGCAAGTCGCCTCCCATCCGCAGGGTAGGCAAACCGTCATCGCCTACTGGATGCGAATGTTTGATGTGCAGCGTGGGCACGAGGAGATGCGAACAGCGctgatgggggaggggaggggcagggtAGCGGATCGGTGTTAATGTACCGGTGGCACTGTGTGTCTCTGAGTGCAAGCAATGGTGCAATGAACTCGAGATATAGGATAGCGTCACAGCATGAAACTTTTTCTCCCTCGGTTTCTCCACTTTCGCGCATCGGCTCGTTCAAGTGTCTAGGATACCCACCATGTGAAGCGCTGCGGAAGGAAATTGAAAGAGGCGTCGTACGTAGAGCACCGGGGTGCGCTCGTGCAATGCGTTGCCACATGTCTCCGCAGCAACCCCCTGCTGCTCTCCCCTCAGCGCTTCCGCATGCCTCGCTTCTCAGCTATGCAGGCCACTGCGTACGTATGCCTTCACTCACGCTGTCTCTGTGACGACTCGTACAAAaaccgccccctcccctctacTCTGACTCACTGCTCATTGAATCGCGCGCACCCCTTCCCCGTGCGCAACCTCACTCATGCACTATCATGTGCGCTTCTCCGCGGGGGAGTGCCACCTTTACACAAATCTGGCGTCGTCTTCCTcatacacacaagcacgcgccAGCACACGTATACGCGGTAGAGAGGACGGAATAGAGAGACCAGCACCTCGACAAAGACGAAAAGACACGCACGGAGAACGAGCGCTTGTGTGCttgtcgtgtgtgcgtgcgtgtgcgtgcttgcatCGCAAGGGTCCCTGCATTTGGCGTGATTTTCTCTCGGGGTCGCTCACGCCCCTTCACCCTGCGCATTGTCCTTCCACCCAActcccccgtctctctcccacgTACTCGGCGCCTGcttgtggtgtgtgcgtgcgtgtgcgcaacGCGCGTTTTTGCTCTTTTTATTCTCCTTTGTGGGTCTGCATACACTTTCATGCGCCACGGTACGGCACCGCAGGTGGGCGGGCGAAAGCGaagccgctctcgctcgtCAGAGAAGTCGCCCGTGTCGGCACTGCACGATGAGGAAGCGGAGGACGTCGTCGCATTGCCCGTGCATGCGAACGAGAAGCACCATCCGCAGCTAAGTGCCAACGCGACCAGCCCTGTTATCTCTAGTCCTCACGGGAGTAGCCACGGTAGCCGCAACTCGAGCGTCTCCtcgacgtcctcctcgtcttctgCCACCAAGCACTCGGGTGACAAGAGTCCACATAATGCGCGCAAAAtgccggctgctgctgcggaggcggcaacggcaTCGACCGCGgtagccgcggcggcggcagcgacgtcgaGATTCCCCACGGCGTGCATGACCCCCGAGGATGCCTCCATCTACACACTAGTCACCAGCATCCTGGCAGAGTGGCGCAGTGGCGTCACTCTACTGAAGGAGGATATCATTCGCTTAATCCTGCGTCGTGTGCGCCCCATCCTCATGAGCCAGCCGATGCTCGTCCGCACCGAGGCGCCGATCAACGTGTGCGGCGACATACACGGCCAAATCACAGACCTCGTCGAAATTTTCAAGGCGGGCGGACTGCCTCCCCACTCGCGCTACCTCTTCCTCGGTGACTACGTGGACCGCGGCAAGTATGGGACGGAAGTGAtcacggtgctgctggggTTGAAGGTGCTGTACCCAAAGCGCATATATGTTCTGCGCGGAAACCACGAGACGGACAGCATTTGCCGCATCTACGGCTTCTTTGATGAGGTGAAGCGCCGCTTCAACGTGCGCCTGTTCAAGGAGTTCACGGATGTGTTCAACTGCCTTCCCGTGGCGGCGTTAGTCGAGGAGATCGCGCTCTGCATGCACGGCGGTCTCAGCCCCGAATTGCGCCACCTGCGTCAAATCGAACAGATCTACCGGCCGCTGGTGGTGCCCGATGAGGGGCTTGCCTGCGACCTTCTCTGGTCCGATCCGGAGGAGGGGTCGTCTGGGTGGCAACCAAGCGAGCGCGGTGTTAGCTTTACATTCGGCGAGGATGTAGTGAAGCGCATGTGCGA from Leishmania major strain Friedlin complete genome, chromosome 34 harbors:
- a CDS encoding putative 25 Kd elongation factor 1-beta, which codes for MPPANVKDIKQARAAADELEKVLAGHLFLGGAKPAKEDVDKFYDMFGEHNIAFYRWVRNMASFTESERKSWGLPETQ
- the eEF1B beta 2 gene encoding putative translation elongation factor 1-beta produces the protein MSLKDVSKKAAELESKLSGKLFLGGAKPTAEDVKAFNDLLGANHVNLYRWAKNMATYAEGERKAWGAPVRVAAPELRMPAPAAKAAGSDAAAEKRAAPKAAAVAPPPAAAAEEEDDIDLFGETTEEEKAALEAKKAKDAEKKKAKKEVIAKSSILFDIKAWDDTIDLEALAQKLHAIQRDGLIWGDHKLVPVAFGVKKLQQLIVIEDDKVSGDDLEEMIMGFEEEVQSMDIVAWNKI
- a CDS encoding putative serine/threonine-protein phosphatase PP1, translated to MTPEDASIYTLVTSILAEWRSGVTLLKEDIIRLILRRVRPILMSQPMLVRTEAPINVCGDIHGQITDLVEIFKAGGLPPHSRYLFLGDYVDRGKYGTEVITVLLGLKVLYPKRIYVLRGNHETDSICRIYGFFDEVKRRFNVRLFKEFTDVFNCLPVAALVEEIALCMHGGLSPELRHLRQIEQIYRPLVVPDEGLACDLLWSDPEEGSSGWQPSERGVSFTFGEDVVKRMCDSLGIDIVLRAHQVVDEGYSFFAGRRLVTIFSASNYCGEFTNSGAMMLMDENCMCSFQIFKPEY